A part of Lacerta agilis isolate rLacAgi1 chromosome 7, rLacAgi1.pri, whole genome shotgun sequence genomic DNA contains:
- the AZIN1 gene encoding antizyme inhibitor 1 yields the protein MKGFLEDANYSIGLLDEGVNVGDVIDNCIYEHTVTGKNTFFVGDLGKLIKQHIHWQNVMAPVKPFYNVKCNSTVGVLEILAALGTGFACSSKTEMALVQDLGISPENIIFTNPCKQASQIKYAAKIGVNILTCDSELELKKIARNHPNAKLLLHIATEDINGEEEMNMKFGTTLKNCRHLMECAKELNVQIVGVKFHVSSSCKETQVYKHAISDARCVFDMAEEFGFTMNLLNIGGGFTDYEADLEEVNHIVSPLLDTYFPEESGVNVIAEPGCYYVSSAFTLAVNIIAKKAVQDDKPLLSKVEQIRSDEPVFMYYMNDGVYGSFACKLSENLTTIPEVHKKYKEDEPLFASSLWGPSCDELDQIVENCLLPELNIGDWLLFDNMGSGALGEQSAFNDFQKPPVYYIMSISNWCEMQDAGFTSDTLMKNFFFVPSCIQLSPEDRFSIAA from the exons ATGAAAGGATTTCTTGAGGATGCAAACTACTCCATTGGCTTACTGGATGAAGGAGTAAATGTTGGAGATGTCATTGACAACTGCATTTATGAACATACTGTT actggaaaaaatactttttttgttgGTGATCTGGGAAAGTTGATTAAGCAGCACATCCACTGGCAGAATGTGATGGCACCAGTAAAGCCATTTTACAATGTAAAATGTAACTCCACTGTAGGTGTACTTGAGATACTGGCAGCTCTTGGAACTGGGTTTGCATGTTCAAGCAAA actGAAATGGCATTGGTTCAAGACCTGGGCATTTCTCCTGAAAACATTATATTCACAAATCCTTGCAAGCAAGCTTCTCAGATAAAATATGCAGCGAAAATTGGAGTAAACATTTTGACATGTGACAGTGAACTTGAATTAAAGAAAATTGCTAGGAACCATCCAAATGCAAA GCTCTTGCTTCATATTGCCACAGAAGACATTAATGGAGAGGAAGAGATGAACATGAAGTTTGGCACCACCCTGAAGAACTGTCGGCACCTCATGGAATGTGCTAAGGAGCTGAATGTCCAAATAGTTGGTGTTAA attTCATGTGTCAAGCTCTTGCAAGGAAACTCAAGTATACAAACATGCTATTTCTGATGCTCGCTGTGTGTTTGATATGGCT gaaGAATTTGGCTTTACCATGAACCTGCTGAATATTGGTGGTGGTTTCACAGATTACGAAGCTGACCTAGAGGAG GTTAATCACATTGTCAGTCCATTACTTGATACCTACTTTCCTGAAGAATCTGGTGTGAACGTGATTGCGGAGCCTGGATGCTATTATGTTTCTTCTGCATTTACTCTAGCAGTTAATATCATTGCCAAGAAAGCTGTTCAAGATGACAAACCTCTTCTCTCTAAAG TGGAACAAATAAGGAGTGATGAACCAGTCTTCATGTACTACATGAATGATGGTGTTTATggttcttttgcatgcaaattatCTGAGAATTTGACTACTATTCCAGAGGTTCACAAG AAATACAAGGAAGATGAGCCTCTATTTGCAAGCAGCCTTTGGGGTCCATCCTGTGATGAGCTTGATCAAATTGTGGAAAACTGTCTTCTCCCTGAGCTGAATATTGGAGACTGGCTGCTCTTTGACAATATGGGTTCTGGTGCTTTGGGTGAACAATCTGCTTTTAATGATTTCCAAAAGCCACCAGTTTACTACATAATGTCAATCAGTAACTG GTGTGAGATGCAAGATGCTGGGTTCACCTCTGACACACTGATGAAGAACTTCTTCTTTGTGCCTTCTTGCATTCAGCTGAGTCCTGAAGACCGCTTTTCTATTGCAGCTTAA